CATCACCTTCAGCAGTGCTCAGTCTTCCCTTTAAAGCTGTCAGGAGTTCAATTCAAGTTTCATTTATTAATGTGAGAATATTTGATTAAGCATTTCTATAGATTCATTCATCATTAAACATTCATTCACATAAtgtagaaaacaaatacaaatctaaCTTTATCCTGTATTAGGAAACAAAAATACAAGCTAAGTTACCCTGAACAATAGTTAAACGCTCTGAGAGTTAATATGCTGGACttcaatatacagtaaaatactgttcaAATAAATGACAGTAGATTTACTGTAAAATATCAGCAACATGCTGGCAAAACTGCTGGTAGCTAAATATGTAATTGTGCAGGACATTTTATTACAgtgtagatatatagatagatgacACTAGTTATTATCTGGGTTCTTTCAGACATGCCATACAATTTGGCACAATCAAAACTCAAGCACAATTATGGAATTTTGGCAAAAAGACACCAAGTCTTTTTTTTCTATACAGTGCAGAGAACAACCTTATGGTTAGGGGGAATTCAACTAGGAAAAAACGTTTAGTCTTGTGTTTTTAGGACCAATCTTGTCCTTCCCTCGTTTTCCATTTACTTTAGCAACATTGTAATTGGTTTTGAGTTgatactgtaatgttttacctgTGTTCTCTTTCTTCAGGGTTTTCACTTCAGTCTGACTGTTCGCTAATGCAGTTCTTATTTCTGTTTGTGGAAAAGTCATCAGACACCAGGAGCATTATTAGCAATGAATCATTAGAGAACATAGAATAAAAACTTTCACATGGATTTACCTTCATTCTGTTCCTTCAGCTTCTCCACTTCACTCGTTAGTTTGGACTTCCCTTCTGCTtgtgctgaaaaaacaaaaacaccttATTTGTAAAAGTAATTGTAATCTTACACTATGTATCCAAACTACTAATTTCATTACCTGAAACCTTATTCTTGATCTCCTCCATGTTACCCTGAATCTGTTTGCCCTGCTTGATCTGCTTGGCCATTTTGGTCTTCAGCACTGAAAAAGAAGAGttagaaataagaaataacacGGTAAATAAGAAATAACACAGCCTCAAATTCTTTAACAAAAGTGTCTCTAGTGAGCCTCTACCTAATTAAAGCAAAACTAAACTACCTGAGTTCTCCTTTTCCACATATTTCATCTCAGTCTTCAGCTCCACCAGCATGGTACCCTGCTGATACACAATGTCTTTCAGATGCTTCAGATCATCAGAGGGGTTGGATGGCTTCAGAgaatcagcagcagcttcagtTTGTTGCAGGCtgatctgcagcagcagcatcagtagAGCAATAAAAGCCACTGTTCTCTTCATCTTTACCGCTGTTCTCTCTTCCTGCAGTGTCTGACCCTCACATCTGCTCTTCTTATAGACCTCCTGCCATCAGCTCTTCACCCTGTCACACCTCTTTACTTCCTCACAGACTCTATTTCCAAATAAGGCAGTAACAGTGTTTatctttttactgtttaaatgACTGAGCAGCTGCCATTCTTTCTATTCAaggattttctttatttctatatttataaaACGCTGAAAAACCAACATTACCAGGGTGTCGCTAGCTCTGTTTAGAGGGGCtcaaaaaaccctaaaataaatTTCAGAACTCCTAAAAATTAAAGCTTTCTGacaagcttaaaatgttaaaaattagtAAGTATATCATTAAACAGAATGCTAGGCAGGTATAAACCCAGCACTTTGTTGTGTAGCACTGTGTTCTcttgtggaactgtgttctctaaaatGATGCTTCTTCCAATACTTGAAACTGGTCGAATCTGTACtggttgctgaatgcaatcaaatactcacactaatgctccaaaatcttgtagaaagATTTCCAAAGAAACAGTGGATCAGCACTATTTTGAGGACTATACCCTGAAGATTAGCCTTCTTTGGCACTTTGTATGATGCATGGGatttatatttctcattttctacagaCCCTTGACCCATTTTCCTCCAGTTGGCCGCAAACCCTAAagcatattttttcattaatagc
This genomic interval from Astyanax mexicanus isolate ESR-SI-001 chromosome 1, AstMex3_surface, whole genome shotgun sequence contains the following:
- the LOC103025533 gene encoding collagen alpha-2(VIII) chain isoform X3, which encodes MKRTVAFIALLMLLLQISLQQTEAAADSLKPSNPSDDLKHLKDIVYQQGTMLVELKTEMKYVEKENSVLKTKMAKQIKQGKQIQGNMEEIKNKVSAQAEGKSKLTSEVEKLKEQNEEIRTALANSQTEVKTLKKENTALKGRLSTAEGDVASLKREVIEHPKVAFSAALKSTMGSLSTTTNIVYPVVITNIGGGYNPNTGIFTAPSRGVYYFRFTIMGSNNGYNTGIYMYKNQELLTFLWGYNYNSYGRYISGGFTLQLEIGDTVRTQLPNGYILYQQYANTNTFSGFMIFPI